Proteins encoded in a region of the Clostridium beijerinckii genome:
- a CDS encoding HD-GYP domain-containing protein, protein MSMLFSSEVYHDIIESMVAALDAKDIYTAGHSTRVGNMANKLGMYLGIKNEELEILHIAGHLHDIGKIGVPDSVLNKRGKLDIQEWELMKKHPEIGYKILSKVKSLDIISKIVLHHHERWDGRGYPNGLCKEEIPLGSRIIAVCDSIDAMKSNRPYRKLISDEECKNEIIKNKGIMYDPEIVNCIIENWGEITEEYDPNNECYIVI, encoded by the coding sequence ATGAGTATGTTATTTAGTAGTGAAGTTTACCACGATATAATAGAAAGTATGGTTGCAGCGCTAGATGCAAAAGATATTTATACTGCTGGACATTCTACTAGAGTTGGAAATATGGCTAATAAGCTTGGTATGTATTTAGGGATAAAGAATGAGGAGCTAGAGATTTTGCACATTGCAGGACATTTGCATGATATAGGTAAGATTGGGGTTCCTGACAGTGTTTTAAATAAGAGAGGTAAACTTGACATACAAGAGTGGGAGCTTATGAAGAAGCATCCAGAGATAGGGTATAAAATATTAAGCAAAGTAAAAAGCTTAGATATTATTTCAAAAATAGTACTACATCATCATGAAAGATGGGATGGAAGAGGATATCCAAATGGATTATGTAAGGAAGAGATACCATTAGGATCTAGAATAATAGCAGTTTGTGATTCTATTGATGCTATGAAAAGTAATAGACCTTATAGAAAATTAATAAGCGATGAAGAATGTAAGAATGAAATAATTAAAAATAAGGGTATAATGTATGATCCTGAAATAGTAAATTGCATCATTGAAAATTGGGGCGAAATTACAGAAGAATATGATCCTAATAATGAATGCTATATTGTAATTTAA
- the recQ gene encoding DNA helicase RecQ, with translation MDTKQKIFYALKKYYGFDTLRRGQFEIINSILSGVDTFCLMPTGAGKSICYQIPAIIMQGVTIVISPLISLMKDQVDNLVGAGIKAAYINSTQNMDTIRNILIEASMGEYKIIYISPERLESKIFRELIKDLHICQIAIDEAHCVSQWGHDFRQSYLGISDFYKSLKTKPIISAFTATATSEVREDSIKLLGLEKPYIYKGDINRENLSLNILKEVDKIETVKDIIRKNEGESGIVYCASRNEVDNLYYYLKDLGFNVGKYHGGLKDEEKERFQEEFLYENLDVIIATNAFGMGIDKSNIRFIVHFTFPQNLESYYQEIGRGGRDGENCECYLFYCEEDISRVEYIINKSSSMNRREIQLRKFQFMIDYCNLKECYRKYILNYFGNDRKLNYCNKCSNCLNDDELKDFTKESQMILSTVFRTKEQYGISVLVDILKGFKGPKIIQNNLDKVTTYGIMKEYGSTFIKELIKRLLDDGYVDLKEGTYSMLKLNSRSIRVLKSKESVVFKILDSREPIINKELFEALKSWRKDRAYKDKIKPYIIFSDTSLIAISNSRPRTLDELLEIRGVGTKKIEAYGGELLNIIRMFAQKEAN, from the coding sequence AATACTACGGATTTGACACTCTAAGAAGAGGTCAATTCGAGATTATAAATAGTATTTTAAGTGGTGTAGATACTTTTTGTCTTATGCCTACAGGGGCAGGAAAATCTATTTGTTACCAGATTCCAGCTATAATTATGCAAGGTGTAACTATAGTTATATCCCCTTTAATATCGCTTATGAAGGACCAAGTGGACAATCTAGTTGGGGCTGGGATTAAAGCAGCATATATAAATAGTACTCAGAATATGGACACTATAAGAAATATATTAATTGAAGCATCAATGGGGGAATACAAGATAATATATATATCACCAGAAAGGCTAGAATCCAAAATATTTAGAGAATTGATTAAAGATCTTCATATATGTCAAATTGCTATAGATGAAGCTCATTGCGTATCTCAGTGGGGGCATGATTTTAGACAGAGTTATTTAGGAATATCAGATTTTTACAAAAGCCTTAAAACTAAACCTATAATATCGGCGTTTACTGCAACAGCAACGAGTGAAGTTAGGGAAGACTCAATTAAATTATTGGGATTAGAGAAACCTTATATATATAAAGGCGATATTAATAGGGAAAATCTTAGCCTTAATATACTTAAGGAAGTAGATAAGATTGAAACTGTTAAGGATATAATTAGAAAAAATGAAGGTGAATCTGGTATTGTATACTGCGCGTCAAGAAACGAAGTAGATAATTTATATTATTATTTAAAGGACCTAGGATTTAATGTTGGTAAATACCATGGTGGACTCAAAGATGAAGAGAAAGAAAGATTTCAAGAAGAGTTTTTATATGAGAATTTGGATGTAATTATTGCAACAAATGCATTTGGAATGGGAATAGATAAGTCAAATATTAGATTCATAGTACATTTTACTTTTCCTCAAAACTTAGAATCGTATTATCAAGAGATAGGAAGAGGAGGAAGAGATGGAGAGAACTGCGAGTGTTACTTATTTTATTGTGAAGAAGATATAAGTAGAGTGGAATATATTATAAACAAAAGTTCTTCCATGAATAGAAGAGAAATTCAGCTTAGAAAGTTCCAATTTATGATTGATTACTGTAATTTAAAGGAATGCTACAGAAAATATATATTGAATTATTTTGGAAATGACCGGAAGCTGAATTACTGTAATAAATGCAGCAACTGTTTAAATGATGACGAGTTAAAAGATTTTACGAAGGAGAGTCAGATGATTTTGTCAACAGTTTTTAGAACAAAAGAACAGTATGGAATATCAGTTCTTGTGGATATTTTGAAAGGTTTTAAGGGACCTAAAATAATACAAAATAATCTAGATAAAGTTACAACATACGGAATAATGAAGGAGTATGGAAGTACATTTATAAAAGAGTTGATAAAAAGATTACTAGATGATGGATACGTTGATTTGAAAGAAGGCACATATTCAATGTTAAAACTTAATTCCAGATCAATTAGGGTTTTGAAGAGTAAGGAATCAGTTGTATTTAAGATATTAGATAGTAGAGAGCCTATAATAAATAAAGAGCTATTTGAAGCTTTAAAATCTTGGAGAAAAGATAGGGCATATAAGGATAAAATAAAGCCTTATATAATATTCTCAGATACAAGCTTGATTGCAATATCTAATAGCAGACCTAGAACATTAGATGAATTGTTGGAGATCAGAGGAGTTGGAACAAAAAAAATTGAAGCTTATGGGGGAGAGTTATTAAATATAATAAGAATGTTTGCGCAAAAAGAAGCTAATTAA
- a CDS encoding PHP domain-containing protein codes for MYKKGDFHIHSTFSDGKCTPREIVILSKKREVDIISITDHNSTSGLDEAIIAGEDLGVRVIPGVELSTKYNSSRVHVLGYFKDDSYKNELLIEILKNVKSHKVSNIKKLLGKKLDFCNTKDKLSVEAGIKILKFFGATVVLAHPVLLRRSDFEKIIEMDFDGLEAKYFSNTENDTEYFLKVANDRDLFYTAGSDFHSCKEFYRVHGIIGDVYLNEFEIYNFLVRGKLPYL; via the coding sequence ATGTATAAAAAAGGTGATTTCCATATCCACTCAACTTTCTCAGATGGAAAGTGTACCCCAAGGGAAATTGTCATTCTTTCTAAAAAAAGAGAAGTGGATATTATTTCTATAACAGATCATAATAGCACATCTGGTTTAGATGAAGCTATCATAGCTGGTGAAGATCTTGGTGTAAGAGTTATTCCTGGCGTTGAACTTTCAACTAAATACAATTCTTCTAGAGTTCATGTTTTAGGTTATTTTAAAGATGATAGCTATAAAAACGAACTTTTAATTGAAATATTAAAAAATGTAAAAAGTCATAAGGTTTCCAATATAAAAAAATTATTAGGAAAGAAACTAGACTTTTGTAATACTAAAGATAAACTTTCCGTAGAAGCCGGCATAAAAATTCTAAAGTTTTTTGGAGCTACAGTAGTTTTAGCACATCCTGTACTTTTGAGAAGATCTGATTTTGAAAAAATCATAGAAATGGACTTTGATGGACTTGAAGCTAAATACTTCAGTAATACAGAAAATGATACTGAATACTTCTTAAAAGTAGCCAATGATAGAGATTTGTTTTATACAGCTGGTTCAGATTTTCATAGTTGCAAAGAATTTTATAGAGTTCACGGGATAATTGGTGACGTTTATTTAAATGAATTTGAGATATATAATTTTTTGGTCAGAGGTAAACTACCCTATTTATAA
- a CDS encoding HD-GYP domain-containing protein produces MLEQYNDDMYHGVVRSMVATLEAKDFYTYGHSTRVADMAYKLGKVLGMTTEELELIHIAGDLHDIGKIGVPDNILNKPDSLGVDEWELMKNHPYIGYNILSKTSTFEYISRIVLYHHERWDGKGYPKGLKEEEIPFASRILAVCDSIDAMKSDRPYRKSISDELCKDEIKKNKGIMYDSKIAECMLNNWNKIVNELYN; encoded by the coding sequence ATATTGGAACAATATAATGATGATATGTATCATGGTGTTGTAAGAAGTATGGTTGCAACCTTGGAAGCAAAAGACTTCTATACATATGGTCATTCGACTAGAGTAGCAGATATGGCTTATAAATTAGGAAAAGTTTTGGGAATGACAACGGAAGAACTCGAATTAATACATATAGCAGGAGATCTGCATGATATTGGTAAAATTGGAGTACCTGATAATATTCTAAATAAACCAGATAGTCTGGGAGTAGATGAATGGGAATTAATGAAGAATCATCCGTATATTGGATATAATATACTAAGTAAAACGAGTACGTTTGAATATATTTCTAGGATAGTCTTATATCATCACGAGAGATGGGATGGAAAAGGATATCCTAAAGGATTAAAGGAAGAAGAAATACCGTTTGCATCAAGAATATTAGCAGTTTGTGATTCCATAGATGCAATGAAAAGTGATAGGCCGTATAGAAAATCCATAAGTGATGAGTTATGCAAAGATGAAATAAAGAAGAATAAAGGAATAATGTATGATTCTAAAATAGCTGAATGCATGCTTAACAATTGGAATAAAATAGTTAATGAACTTTATAATTAG
- a CDS encoding calcium-translocating P-type ATPase, PMCA-type — translation MKYFNKDIESVLKELDVDLEIGLNDSSIRERTEKYGKNEFTHKKEGNIFEEIKNALLEPMMLILLIAALVSAIIGEYYDSVGIVCAVAIGITIGIITEGKSKKAAEALAKMTEDIVVKVLRNGKVTQVGKNDLVPGDIIYLETGDMIPADGRFIETIDLKVREDMLTGESEDVTKNAQAIVNMEEIQVKEKKEIQDPIPAKQINMGFGGTLIAYGRATMVVTSTGNNTEMGKIAQTLQRDEEETPLQRKLGDLGKTITKISSVIAGLLFIFMVTKMILSGNLNINTSGVISFLNSIDPVKTAFVVCIALIVAAVPEGLPTMINMTLAITMQKMAKINALVTKKEACETIGSVSVICSDKTGTLTENRMTVENLYLNGKFFDDKSDIDDYFVKNCLVNSTADISFEGDKLNYLGNSTECALLSYLEEYDYKQERKESEVIHQIPFNSENKFMATVMKIKGMNVVLVKGAPEILLSNATSEVINNKFIDLTKERKNEIIKEIQKLQAKSMRILGFGFRIIEDVEAEAAITSEISILKPKLLDGNNGLIFSGFVAIRDPLREDVAKAIETAKKAGIETKMLTGDNINTAIAIGNELGMLKGGKKAVEATYIDTLNDKELRSEIRNIAIVARSKPETKMRIVEALQSNGEVVGVTGDGINDAPALTKADVGIAMGISGSEVSKSAADIILTDDNFTTIIDGIKWGRGVYENFQRFIQFQITVNIIAFLVAIISQILNFEMPFTTIQLLWINIIMDGPPALVLGLEPIRRNVFNRKPVNRNSSIITKGMITSIILNAIYVTSILLIQMKYNILGASTEKSGFASEMETVLFGLFAFSALFNAFNCREFGAESIFPNFFKNKIAIQVIFITGLAQIIFTQVFTTFFSSVALSVIMWSKVLGLAFMVIVVNEVIKFIIRMFRK, via the coding sequence ATGAAATATTTTAATAAAGATATAGAATCAGTTTTAAAAGAACTAGATGTCGATTTAGAGATTGGTCTAAATGATTCATCCATAAGAGAGAGAACTGAGAAGTATGGAAAAAATGAATTTACTCATAAAAAAGAAGGAAATATATTTGAAGAAATAAAAAATGCGCTATTGGAGCCAATGATGCTTATTCTTTTGATAGCAGCTTTAGTTAGTGCGATCATCGGAGAATATTATGATTCAGTTGGAATAGTATGTGCTGTTGCAATTGGAATAACTATTGGAATAATTACAGAAGGAAAATCAAAAAAAGCAGCAGAAGCTCTGGCTAAAATGACAGAAGATATTGTTGTAAAGGTGTTGAGAAACGGTAAAGTAACTCAAGTAGGAAAAAATGATTTAGTTCCAGGAGATATCATATACCTTGAAACAGGAGACATGATACCAGCAGACGGAAGGTTCATTGAGACAATAGATTTAAAGGTTAGGGAAGATATGTTGACTGGTGAATCAGAAGATGTTACAAAAAATGCTCAAGCAATTGTTAATATGGAGGAAATACAAGTAAAAGAAAAGAAAGAAATACAGGATCCAATTCCAGCAAAGCAAATTAATATGGGATTTGGCGGAACTTTAATTGCTTACGGTAGGGCGACGATGGTTGTAACTTCAACTGGTAATAATACTGAAATGGGTAAAATAGCTCAAACTCTTCAAAGAGATGAAGAAGAAACACCTCTCCAAAGAAAATTGGGAGATTTGGGTAAGACAATTACTAAAATATCAAGCGTTATAGCAGGTTTACTGTTTATATTTATGGTCACCAAAATGATTCTATCTGGTAATTTAAATATAAATACATCAGGAGTAATATCGTTTTTAAATTCTATAGATCCTGTTAAAACTGCTTTTGTTGTATGTATTGCTTTAATAGTTGCAGCGGTGCCAGAAGGGTTGCCAACTATGATTAATATGACATTAGCAATAACAATGCAAAAGATGGCTAAGATTAATGCGTTAGTAACAAAAAAGGAAGCTTGTGAAACTATAGGATCTGTTAGTGTTATTTGTTCAGATAAAACAGGTACTCTAACTGAGAATAGGATGACTGTAGAGAATCTCTATTTAAATGGAAAGTTCTTTGATGATAAAAGCGATATAGATGATTATTTTGTAAAAAATTGCCTTGTAAACTCAACAGCTGATATAAGTTTTGAGGGAGATAAGTTAAATTACTTAGGTAATTCAACAGAATGTGCACTACTTTCGTATCTAGAGGAATATGATTATAAGCAGGAAAGAAAAGAAAGTGAAGTAATTCATCAAATACCATTTAACTCTGAAAATAAATTCATGGCTACTGTTATGAAGATTAAAGGGATGAATGTAGTACTCGTAAAGGGAGCTCCTGAAATACTGTTATCAAATGCTACTAGCGAAGTCATAAATAATAAATTTATAGATCTTACAAAAGAGAGAAAAAATGAAATAATAAAAGAAATACAGAAACTACAGGCTAAATCTATGAGAATTCTAGGATTTGGATTTAGAATTATTGAAGATGTAGAAGCAGAGGCTGCGATTACAAGTGAGATAAGTATTTTAAAACCTAAACTCTTAGATGGAAACAACGGACTAATATTTAGTGGCTTTGTGGCAATAAGAGATCCCCTAAGAGAAGATGTAGCTAAGGCTATAGAAACAGCTAAAAAAGCTGGAATTGAAACTAAGATGTTGACTGGGGATAATATAAATACAGCCATAGCAATAGGAAATGAACTTGGAATGCTTAAAGGTGGAAAAAAAGCAGTAGAAGCTACATATATTGATACTTTAAATGATAAAGAATTAAGAAGCGAGATTAGAAATATAGCTATTGTAGCTAGAAGTAAGCCAGAGACAAAAATGAGAATTGTTGAAGCACTTCAAAGCAATGGAGAAGTAGTTGGAGTAACTGGGGATGGTATAAATGATGCACCAGCATTAACAAAGGCAGACGTTGGGATAGCTATGGGGATTTCTGGATCAGAAGTTTCTAAAAGTGCTGCAGACATAATATTAACAGATGATAATTTTACTACTATCATTGATGGAATAAAGTGGGGAAGAGGCGTGTATGAAAATTTTCAAAGATTCATACAATTTCAGATTACTGTAAACATAATAGCATTTTTAGTTGCAATAATTTCACAAATATTAAATTTTGAAATGCCATTTACTACGATTCAATTATTATGGATTAACATAATAATGGATGGGCCTCCGGCTCTGGTTTTAGGTTTAGAACCAATTAGAAGGAATGTTTTTAATAGAAAACCTGTAAATAGAAATTCAAGTATAATTACAAAAGGTATGATCACCTCAATAATACTAAATGCAATATATGTTACATCAATTTTACTTATACAGATGAAGTACAATATTTTAGGAGCATCGACAGAAAAAAGCGGATTTGCAAGTGAGATGGAAACTGTTTTATTTGGATTATTTGCATTTAGTGCACTATTTAATGCATTTAACTGCAGAGAATTTGGGGCAGAAAGCATATTTCCTAACTTTTTTAAGAATAAGATAGCCATTCAAGTAATATTTATAACTGGATTAGCTCAAATAATATTTACTCAAGTATTTACTACTTTCTTTAGTTCAGTTGCTTTATCGGTAATAATGTGGAGTAAAGTTTTAGGGTTAGCATTTATGGTTATAGTAGTAAATGAAGTTATAAAATTTATCATAAGAATGTTTAGAAAATAA